One stretch of Chitinophaga pendula DNA includes these proteins:
- a CDS encoding tyrosine-type recombinase/integrase, with amino-acid sequence MMTLQQYLAQHYTPGTAASYEREISCFLSGCPGAETALYSDLIAYVGQLRQRYSNASTLNRIVSSIKAYYDYLCQSGIREDHPGRALLLRDQRSRDIQLQDLFTSGELAQLLARTSRYSLLAYRNKVLISLLVYQGLQTHELAGLKVTEVNLEAGSIYIRSSAAANSRTLSLQPNQVLLLYSYQEYVRLRLLRGKISDLLLLGQRGEGMSAQDISKHIKRLYGDMYAPRAVTAQTIRQSVLANLFKQGHDIATVQQFAGHKYPSSTERYRQEQVDRLQSAIDTYHPMK; translated from the coding sequence ATGATGACCTTACAGCAGTATTTAGCCCAACACTACACCCCCGGCACCGCTGCCAGTTATGAACGGGAGATCAGCTGTTTTTTATCGGGTTGCCCTGGAGCAGAAACGGCTTTGTATAGTGACCTGATAGCTTATGTGGGTCAGTTACGTCAGCGCTACAGCAATGCCAGTACGTTAAACCGTATCGTGAGTAGCATCAAGGCTTACTATGATTACTTATGCCAGTCAGGCATCCGGGAAGATCATCCTGGACGGGCGTTGTTATTAAGGGACCAGCGTAGCCGTGATATACAGTTACAGGACTTATTTACGTCCGGAGAGTTAGCGCAGTTATTAGCACGTACGTCCCGTTATAGTCTGCTTGCTTACCGTAATAAGGTACTGATCAGTTTACTGGTGTACCAGGGATTACAGACACACGAACTGGCAGGATTAAAAGTTACGGAAGTCAACCTGGAGGCGGGTAGTATTTATATCCGGAGCAGTGCGGCGGCCAATAGTCGTACGCTGTCTTTACAGCCTAACCAGGTGTTGTTATTATACAGCTACCAGGAGTATGTTCGTTTACGGCTATTACGGGGCAAAATAAGCGACTTACTGCTGCTTGGGCAGCGAGGTGAGGGAATGAGTGCGCAGGACATTAGTAAGCATATAAAGCGTCTTTACGGGGATATGTACGCCCCTCGTGCGGTGACCGCGCAAACGATCCGTCAAAGTGTACTAGCGAACCTGTTTAAACAAGGGCATGATATAGCGACGGTACAGCAGTTCGCGGGACATAAATACCCATCGAGTACGGAGCGTTACCGCCAGGAGCAGGTAGACCGGTTACAATCTGCTATAGATACTTATCATCCGATGAAATAA
- a CDS encoding tyrosine-type recombinase/integrase has product MELIVSQFTSYLSILGYGASTQRMLPACVRELLSYGQYSHVDAISASGIRDFYAWLQVRPLKRGDGGGLSSMMISHYVYALRVFFDWLEVSGQLLHNPMSGLKFGRGKAGVREPLSVEAVQQLFNCVEDLKEQALLHLFYSCGLRRGEAVSLHIRDVSVRSRLLYVRSGKGAKRRVIPLTAGVAASLGVYLSEIRLQEWGSSSAFMLNRLGRPMSGDSYNRLLKVLVDRAGLPGHVSPHYLRHSIATHLLQGGMHLEYVRDFLGHSHLEATQLYAKVHPKKLLV; this is encoded by the coding sequence ATGGAGTTGATCGTAAGTCAATTTACGAGTTACCTGTCCATACTCGGCTACGGCGCAAGTACGCAGCGGATGCTGCCTGCCTGTGTGCGGGAGTTGCTCAGCTATGGACAGTATAGCCATGTGGATGCAATTAGTGCATCCGGTATCCGGGACTTTTATGCCTGGTTGCAGGTACGCCCGTTGAAACGCGGAGATGGTGGCGGACTGAGTAGTATGATGATCAGTCATTACGTGTATGCGTTGCGCGTGTTCTTTGACTGGTTAGAGGTGAGCGGTCAGTTATTGCATAATCCGATGAGCGGGTTAAAGTTCGGTCGCGGTAAGGCAGGCGTACGCGAACCGTTGAGCGTGGAGGCAGTACAACAGTTGTTTAACTGTGTGGAGGATTTAAAAGAGCAGGCATTACTACACCTGTTTTATAGTTGTGGGTTACGTCGCGGAGAAGCGGTTAGTCTACATATCCGGGATGTATCGGTGCGCAGCCGGTTGTTATACGTGCGTTCTGGTAAAGGTGCAAAACGGCGGGTGATCCCGCTGACGGCAGGGGTAGCCGCCAGCCTGGGTGTTTACCTGTCGGAGATACGGTTGCAGGAGTGGGGTAGTAGCAGCGCCTTTATGCTGAACCGTTTAGGCAGACCGATGAGTGGTGATAGCTACAACCGTCTGTTGAAGGTACTGGTAGATCGTGCGGGTTTACCCGGTCATGTAAGTCCTCATTACCTGCGCCACAGTATCGCCACGCATCTGTTACAAGGTGGTATGCACCTGGAGTACGTACGGGATTTTTTAGGGCATAGCCATCTGGAGGCGACACAGTTATATGCTAAAGTTCACCCTAAAAAACTACTTGTATGA